A genomic region of Alnus glutinosa chromosome 11, dhAlnGlut1.1, whole genome shotgun sequence contains the following coding sequences:
- the LOC133882593 gene encoding uncharacterized protein LOC133882593 translates to MIRSGSYIHMRDEWARVNKQIKQAMWNALMEEFYLPVSVDMRRAQQEAWNDIGRKHRSWKSRFKTQLRIGDGDTPESIRARMPEKFFEEYDAEDVEFLLRDWCREHKIATSERMKRLRERNDLPHCAGSKSYARFNHEETCTSSTPPTRAASFVKTHTRKDGTFLNDRTRVLCERMTQSLASDPAATQSVSADTVRWAPNDAYEQAIGRPEYAGRVRQVGPNVTPVPGTCFSYRPRSQGGPSQGTSRDWAEQSRKMEEMQAELHAERARNDRLEQRVQQFDGIEQRLREMEVFMSSMGVPAPCVGNQSSPAHVGSTSSVGSASAGNSTTVGTLSPVGRQLSQHSTVATPSPATPFIAQQSPVGENTPGTVPRDSQRRLSDL, encoded by the exons gaggagttctatctacctgtatcagtagacatgcgcagggcacaacaggaggcgtggaatgatattggacgtaagcaccgctcgtggaagtcgaggttcaaaacccaactacgaattggagacggtgacacgcccgagagtatccgtgcgagaatgccggagaaattttttgaggagtatgatgcagaagatgtagaattcctgctgagagattggtgcagagagcataaaatc gcaacctctgaacggatgaagaggttgcgggagcggaatgacctaccccattgtgcgggatctaaaagttatgccagatttaatcacgaggag ACATGTACATCtagcacgccccccactcgcgccgcgtcgttcgtgaagacccacacaaggaaggacggcactttccTGAACGATCGTACACGGgtcttatgc gagaggatgacgcagagtttagccagtgatccagccgccacgcaaagcgtctccgcagacacggtgcgttgggcaccgaacgacgcttacgaacaggcgattgggaggcctgagtatgcagggagggttcggcaggttgggccgaacgtcacacctgttccagggacatgtttttcatataggcctcggtcacaggggggaccatctcaggggacgtctcgggattgggccgaacagtctcggaagatggaagagatgcaagcggagctacatgctgagcgagcgaggaatgaccggttggagcaacgcgtgcaacagttcgacggcatagagcagcgcttgcgagagatggaggtcttcatgtcctccatgggagtacctgcaccatgtgttggtaatcagtcttctcctgcacacgtaggtagtacgtcgtccgttggtagtgcatctgcag gtaattcgacaacggttggtacgttgtcgcctgttggacgacagctgagccagcactccactgtcgctacaccttcgcccgctacaccattcattgcgcagcaatcgccggtgggcgagaacacgcctgggacggtacctcgtgattcgcagagacgcctttcagatttgtag